The sequence below is a genomic window from Sebastes fasciatus isolate fSebFas1 chromosome 11, fSebFas1.pri, whole genome shotgun sequence.
CTTATGGACCAGATCAGGATATTCGTGGGCCAGGAAGGTGCAAAATGATACTCTGGAAGAGATATAATGAGATGAGTAAAGCATGTTAACAACAGCATGCTGATCACTAGACAGATAGATGATAGATGCATGTCACAAATCCTCACCCATAAGAGTGGCCAATGAGGATGTTGCGTTTACGAGCATATCTCTTAAAGATGGCACGAAGGTCCTCTGCAAGAGCATAAAAGGTATAAGCAGCTGCAATCTGCGGGGCAGTGCTGGCTCCGTGCCCCGCCAGGTCGGGCGCAATGACCTCGTAGCCCAGCCGAGAGAAGAAGTCCAGTTGGCTGCCCCAAATGTCCAGAGAACCTCCCACACCGTGCACAAAGAACAGGGCCACGTCCGAGTGCGTTCCTTTGCAGCTCGAGATCACCCTCTTCGAGTCGATTTGCACCGTGCGCTTGGGCTTGCGACGGCGGCGGCGAGGAGGTGGAGCGGGTTTCTGTTCCCCATGGGGTGGAGGAACCGTAGGAGGAGCAGGGTTGGGGTCTGGAGAAGAgggcatctctttgtagtctgcCAGCTCTACCTCTACAGTGCTGCAAGGCTCCAGATCCCCGTCCTGACACTGCAGGATCTCAGAGTGCAGAACATCGCCGAGGTTCTCGATCACCAGCTGGCCGTTGCGGTAGACTGTGATCTTCCTCTTGCAGTGGACGCTGCTGCCGGCGCTGCTGTTGTTATAATCCTCAGGAGAGCCGTCCTCATCATCGCCATCCGTCTTCTCCTTGCCTGCAACTTGCTCTTCCGTTACTACGGGCTGACGCTCCGGGATGATGTGCCGCACTCGCAGGACTCTCCCAGGTTTCACCTCCACAAACTCAAAACCATCAGAGGGTTCTAATGTCTCCAGGGGCAAGACCAGACTGGCAGCCTTCCCAGTCAGGCAGCAGAGTATCCCTTCAGTGATACTGGTCAGCATGGTGCTTCCCTGCAttaacaacatcacaacaaagcAGATCATCACTCAGATGCTCAGACAAAAATAGACAATGTTTGTGACGCCTCTATCTAGCTTttcacaacttgtttttttcctcaaacaTGAGCATCATAAATGTTTTCAGGTTTATTTCCTGTCGTAGCATTCGCAAATGTCAACAGCTCAACAGGAAGGAAATTGGTTCGCAGCTTGGTTCCTATCAAattggacccaagctgtttcctagcaacgcagttGCAATGAAACGGTCTCCTTTATCCTTTCATCAGCAAGCCACACAGCCAGCGTCGAGAGAAATGAAACACACCGAAAGAGAAGACGCTTGCAGTTTAACAGGCTCCAAACTGCTGTGCAAATTCAAAACACTATAGCCAGTGTATAAGAGCAGCTCCAACTGCCTTTGTAAAGCTCAACGATCACACTCACCTGGGTGACAAAGCAGCTCAACGTTCAGGGATTCCAATACTTGTGCTGTATTACAGTTTCAATGTCAGTGACATTCACATGCTGACCTAGACGTTCGCTATAAATAACCCCTTTTTCACATGGTCAGAACCAGGATATACATAAATAGAAAACACCAGTCATATGGCATGACTGTACACGCCTGTGAACTGTATGTGTCATATGATAGCAGTTATCCACTGATTGTAATGGAGATGAGGGGTAAACTATCTTTGTTTTCCTTGTGCACATAAAGCATCATTCGTCCTCACTTTTCATAAGCACACAGGCTGGTTATCTCTAGGAAACAGAGTGGGAACAGTcacatctatttattgtttcccggttaaacagagtgaaacagcACAGTTACTGCACATTACTGCCTACAGGgcatatttcacattattactCACAGCATATGATGTGTAGTCATGGCTTCAATCCtacttaaaataattaatatgtATAACATCTAGGCATCTTGAGATGTTGCTGagagacaaaataaaatgaatggatAATTATAAATTCCCTTTAATAGGATGACTTGTggatattcattttcattttctttatcaTCGATGCATGTTTTTGTTAGTAAAGGTTTTCTCCAAATTAAAGTCGTATGAAGTGTATATATATTGAAACAAATCACATCTCATTACTTCTAATCCCCTTCAGGTGCAGATACTTATTCTACATGTATCCTCTATTCAAACACCAtcactgtaataaataataaacaatacatTTGTAATAGTTTCTTGGTTAAAATAAAGGTTAGGGTAAATTAATTAACAGattatttaaacctgcagtaggcagaatgtttttggtatcattggacaaaaatttcAAAAATCAAGCCTGTGACATGGGACTTTGAccgatcacaggtcatttcagagagagagcgttcctgttggctgttcattcaatggaggcagctgtcaatcactcgggaattccgatcaaacggtcaaactaggcagcgctgatcaaatatgaatcaatattctatctttaatgcctatttctcgcctcaaatgttttcagaaacatcttctagtgtactgtttagctgtaaaatgagagtttgcttcagctggtgggcggtgcttggcattttctcaactgatcacaacatggctgccgggtcacactcattttacagctaaacagtacactacaagatgtttctgaaaacatttgaggcaagaaataggcattacagtaacagaatattgattcatatttgatcagtgctgtctagtttgaccgtttgatcggagttggcgagtgattgacagctgctcagagacgccaggctccagctcagctctgattggttgttttcctccggtctgtgaattcttgcagatgtcattaggagcaccggaggacacagaggcatgaGATATTTTtccgattacctgtctcatgcactactgtcaggatatagtgaccgttttctaaaaataacttttttaaaatcatattagCTCCAGTTCtaaccactgctgctttaatgtgtgGTTCTGCAGAGGTCTGGCACTACGGTGAGGGGAAAATGGAGCTGGTATACATAACAATATCTGCACAGGACGGTTCAAGTGCATGTGTCTGTGCGcgtgtggtgttgttgttggtggcaGGATGGTCTGAAGGTCAGAGCATCAAGTGATATCCACTTACACCCTGGAGCCAAATGGATGTTGACTGAGATGCCTGCCTTTCCACAAATATCCAAACGGAGTATCGAAGAATCAATTCTGCAGTGTGTCCTtacatcatccatccatccatacagaCACCTCTCTATATATCTATTTGTGATGGTTCTTCAATTTTGAAGCCattctgttattttattatgaATCAGTCATGCCACATCTGCTACAAGTGGTATAGTGTCCACTGAGGATAATGGTGAACATTTTGACAACATAGCAGGACGTATGTCACATAACCATGTTTAGGACTTTGGATGACCCTGGCATGCACAGAGGTGCCACTACACCTCATTAACTATCTACATCAGTATTGCCCAACAGCCATTTAAATCAGGGATTCTCTTTCTGACCTATACTATCCTTCATCACGGTCAACCAGGATCTGAATCTGGCTGAGGGGGAGGAAAGTGGACTAACCAGACCAACCACAAACCCTCCAGTCAAACAGGCTAAAGGTTACTCAtccgtgtgttttttttgtgtcggCATTGCAGAATATGTAGGTTGATATGTCTGCCAAGTCTTACAGTAACACACATCTGGTACACAGTGTGCTGCTCAATTTCCACTACACACCATACAGTAGGCTACGCAGTCTGACTTGATATATCTGCACATGAAATGCATAtatttgcaaaaacaaaatagaacATTATCACCTACTTTCTGTTCATGCACACATGTCCTATAGCTTAGCTGGTTCTAAGCCTATGACTCCAAAATAACAAGCCATAAACAGAAGAAGTATGCTCCATAATAATCCATAATACAAATTTAGAGCCCAATTACTAGCGTCgcatcacaaataaaaaaagacaaaaaatccAGTAGCAGTCTGGTGCTTAGGGCCATAAATGCTGCATGCATATTATTGATAGATGTATTGTTTTTGCTCTGTCATAGAAAACAAATGCATGCAGTCATTGTGTTTATATGTTGCACAATAAACATCAGCTAATTAACAACATAATGCAATTAAAAAAAGGTTCCTTACCTGCAGAATTACTAATGATTAAGGGCGATTAGAAATCTGCACTGAAAGATGAGGGCTGACGAACTTGAAAGGAGAAAAGGTTGCATTTGGTGCAACAATTTGTCTATACGCTAGAGATGCTGCAAAACAGTAAACGCCTCTTATTGGCCTCATCAGACTGCTATATCACAAAACACGCAGGGGCTTGAGTTGATGATAAAGCATGCATCCATAAAAGTGTGGAAAATGCATGTCAATAAGATACTCAtaacaatgttttttgtttttttctccctccctcaGCATCCACTGCGCACTCtggaccagaccagaccagaccctACCCAACCCTGCTGCTCTCTTATccgcagcagcaacagcagtctCCGGGTATGTTTCCCTCCTGAGTGGCAGCAAGGAGGACGAATAGAAGCCAGATGAACACTGAAGAGGAGGCCAATGGGAGAAGCTTGTTTCCTTGTTGCCAAGGCTGACAAGGATAGCAAAAAggcgtgcgtgcgcgtgcgtgcaGTCAGGGAGATGTGACAGAAATGATAACTAGTCCAGATAATTATCTAAATAGGTGAACAACACATCACAATCCAGGTGTGATCACATGTTTCAATATTCCACACCTGCATCATCATTTAAACTGCACATCTGGAATCGTTGTCATGGTAGCATGCTGCGTCACTGATGAAGAGAGAAATGACCTTTAAGAGTTTGAACCAATTGGATGAAGATGTGATGCTGCTGATGTGTCCCGCTGTTACCCTTGAACTCACATCAACACTTGTTGGTACTCCGGTACCGGGGACAGCCCGGTGCCTGTCACGGAATTGCCAGCTGTGACGTTTATGGGGCGGAGAGCCAGTGAGCCGACAACTATAGTACTTTCTGTTATTGTTTGGTAGCCGATGTAAATAACAATATAGGACTGCTTTATGTTTATGCATTGCAAGCATTGTTGTTTAAATAAAATGGGACAAAAATCAATTACTATATAGATACTGCAGTGTGTTAAACTTGAGAGGATTAGGTTCTCCCTGCGAGGTTCACTAAAGAGCTTCCTTTTTTAGAGCATATTGACACCTTAATTATCACTGAAGAAATCAGCAAcaagtaaatgaataaaatgccTATATAGTTATTTTATCTAATTAGtctattttattaatattattttttcccttcttcTATTTCCTCTCTTggaaatgcatgtgtgtgaatgaaacTCCTGGGTATAGTGGGTGGGGTGAGGATTCAAGATTCaatatgtttattgtcacaccggttatacaagtacaatcatGTGAAATACAAAGCTTTAAACTGGTTCTGGTTTACATTACTGTTACTGTAAGGTTAGGCTGTAAATGGTACATACTTGAAAGATATTTACTAGAAAAACCTGTGAAAGTGTACTTTTGGGCTGTTTTGGTAGCAGTGGTGcactaaatgtttttatttttgacattattTGAGTGAGACTCATTACAAGTTAAGTTTTATGCTGCACTGATTTGTGATGATTGCATCTTATAGTGGAGTATTGTGAATCTATCattactattatgtagtcatattattactattatgtagtcatattatttctttatattaatcttatctctgggtggaggcttcagataagcccagtggtttttttgcctcttcctgcactgtatattattaatttctttgtaatgttgtatagtcttaaattgtgcaaaataaataaataaattaataaatagataatcgttacattattaaaaactattttttaaaaattagtaAATAACTCAAAAACTGTATTATTTCAATAGTGTATTTTATACCCTGAGTAAAGCTTTTCAGGCAGCAAGTCCTCCCATTGCTTATGTAGTTTAGTATCTCCCGTCTGGCAGACACTAATCTCAAACCAAAAGTTAGATCAGTTATCATTGCCAATAAACCGTTTCATTGGTGAAACATGGTGGTGTTAGAGCAATCAAGTAAACCGCCTGAGAGTTCAACCTGAAAAACGTTACTCAGGGCATCAAAGCACAGCTACTCCAACAACAAGTTTTTCAATTGGCTGATGAGTCTGAACCAATCACGCTGCTTCATATTCGCAGGTTTGCAGACACTGCGTGACATTCACTGTCCTCATGTGTGTGTCTTATTGTATACATATCTAAAGATGAATATGATACGCTCGTCTTTCTCCCGACTGCGTGGAATAACCACTTTCACCAGGTAACAGAGTTCACGTACTTTCATGTTTAGACAAACAGCAAAGTGTTTGTTTACGATGCAAAGCTAGGTAGCGTTAGCAGCGTGGCTAGTTAATCACGTTAGTGGGCTACCTGAcgttcagggtctgaaatgaacctTTCTCCCCTCCTGCCACTGCTGCAGGTCACTGGACATATCTACCAGACACTAGAtttgttttgtctgccacttctgaaatctaggttTCAAAATAGTAAACAGTGAGTCAGAGGTACCAGACTGcagaattatggaatatatcatgtaaccttaatgcaTGACTATATCTGGTAACAcatcattttacaggtctgcaaatctcatggtaattaggtgataattagcaagtaacctatttgaaatttctttgtaattactgtcaaattaccccaatatttacctcaacatgtatcGGAAATTACTTTAGTATAAACGttatttaatgattatatgctaaaatagtatttaatggttaaaatagggccc
It includes:
- the LOC141776940 gene encoding protein ABHD8-like, with translation MLTSITEGILCCLTGKAASLVLPLETLEPSDGFEFVEVKPGRVLRVRHIIPERQPVVTEEQVAGKEKTDGDDEDGSPEDYNNSSAGSSVHCKRKITVYRNGQLVIENLGDVLHSEILQCQDGDLEPCSTVEVELADYKEMPSSPDPNPAPPTVPPPHGEQKPAPPPRRRRRKPKRTVQIDSKRVISSCKGTHSDVALFFVHGVGGSLDIWGSQLDFFSRLGYEVIAPDLAGHGASTAPQIAAAYTFYALAEDLRAIFKRYARKRNILIGHSYGVSFCTFLAHEYPDLVHKVVMINGGGPTALEPSLCSIFQLPSCVLHCLSPCLAWSFLKAGFARQGAKEKQLLKQGNAFNVSPFVLRAMMSGQYWPEGDEVYHAELTVPILLVHGMCDKFVPMDEDQRMAEILLFAFLKVIEEGSHMVMMECPDTVNTLLHEFFLWEPDMSRKNSSKTDTALSDSLHTVKINKPVDK